From a single Apium graveolens cultivar Ventura chromosome 2, ASM990537v1, whole genome shotgun sequence genomic region:
- the LOC141708213 gene encoding pectin acetylesterase 9-like: MMSDATLFSLLLLMCVPWCLSSSPDKQLLVNMTLVQNASAFGAYCLDGSLPAYHLHRGFGAGENNWLLQFEGGGWCNNVASCLDRAKTHRGSTLYMDKMEVFAGILSNNASRNPDFYNWNRVKIRYCDGASFSGNSIFDDGTSLLYFRGQKIWEAIIVDLLPKGLSDAKKALLGGCSAGGLAVYLHCDNFTNYLPTNASVKCFSDAGFFLDARDIMLNNTMRAFYRNLTSLQGVVDNMDKNCTMSEYYPELCIFPQYALQYIGTPLFILNAAYDVYQFHHTLVPSSADPHGVWDYCKQNPAACSPNQIDVLQGFRQEMLYALRFFIEYSDQGGLFINSCFAHCQSESEDTWSGADSPRVNNKTIAEAVGDWYFGRSAAKEIDCAYPCDNTCHNLIGLHSSFKHYNGTSRLEQLTA; the protein is encoded by the exons ATGATGTCGGACGCAACGTTGTTTAGCTTGCTATTGCTAATGTGTGTACCATGGTGCCTGTCCTCGTCTCCAGACAAGCAGCTTCTGGTGAACATGACACTAGTCCAAAATGCTTCTGCCTTCGGAGCTT ATTGCTTGGATGGCAGTTTGCCTGCTTACCACCTCCACAGGGGATTTGGCGCTGGTGAAAATAACTGGCTTTTGCAGTTTGAG GGTGGTGGGTGGTGTAATAATGTGGCTTCATGTTTGGATAGAGCTAAAACTCATCGAGGATCAACCCTTTACATGGACAAGATGGAGGTTTTTGCTGGCATTCTTAGTAACAATGCCTCGCGAAATCCTG ATTTTTACAATTGGAATCGTGTGAAGATTAGGTATTGTGACGGAGCCTCATTTTCTGGGAATTCTATATTTGACGACGGG ACATCATTGCTATATTTTAGAGGTCAAAAGATCTGGGAAGCAATTATCGTTGATCTTCTTCCGAAGGGTTTGAGTGATGCCAAAAAG GCTCTCCTTGGTGGCTGCTCTGCAGGGGGTTTGGCAGTCTATTTGCACTGCGATAACTTCACTAATTATCTACCAACCAATGCAAGTGTCAAATGTTTTAGTGATGCTGGGTTTTTCTTGGATGC AAGAGACATAATGCTGAACAACACTATGAGAGCTTTTTATAGGAATCTTACCTCGCTTCAG GGAGTAGTCGATAATATGGATAAGAACTGCACCATGTCTGAATATTATCCTGAACTG TGCATCTTCCCGCAGTATGCATTGCAATACATAGGGACACCTTTATTTATCTTGAATGCAGCATATGATGTTTACCAG TTCCATCACACACTTGTGCCATCTTCAGCTGATCCGCATGGAGTTTGGGATTATTGCAAGCAGAATCCTGCAGCATGTTCACCAAACCAGATAGATGTTCTACAAG GATTCAGACAGGAAATGCTTTATGCTCTGAGATTCTTCATCGAGTACTCAGATCAAGGAGGATTGTTCATAAATTCTTGTTTTGCTCATTGCCAAAGCGAGTCAGAGGACACATGGTCTGGAGCAGACTCCCCAAGAGTGAACAATAAG ACAATTGCAGAAGCAGTCGGGGATTGGTACTTTGGACGAAGCGCTGCCAAGGAAATCGACTGTGCATATCCCTGTGACAATACTTGCCACAACTTGATAGGATTACACTCAAGTTTCAAACACTATAATGGAACAAGCAGATTGGAACAGTTAACAGCTTAA